The genomic segment TGGCTGCTGACCTAACATCGATCTCAACGGGGGCAGTCCGGTCTTCGGGCTGCATGTAAAGCAGATGAGGAAAAAAGATGTTGAGCGTAGGAATACTAGTATTTGACGATGTGGAGATTCTGGATTTTTCAGGGCCGTATGAAGTGTTTTCGACAGCTGCGAGGGTCCATGGCCGGAGCAACGGCAACGGCGCAGCGGCAAACCTGTTCAAGTGCTTCCTTGTAGCGCCAGCCATGCGGCCGGTGCGTGCAAGAGGCGGGATGAAAGTATTACCCGACTGCGTGCTGGCGCCATCTGCAGACATTGACGTGCTGCTGGTACCGGGCGGCGACGTTGCTGCAATCCTCAATGACGACGCGGTAATTCACTGGATTGCAACCCAATCGCTTGGTACGGTCATCACGGCGTCGGTTTGCACCGGCGCTTTCTTGCTGGCCAAGGCAGGTTTGTTGAATGGACTGGATGTTGCTACGCATTGGGAAGACCAGGATGCCTTGCAAGCCGGTTTTCCGGCTTTGAACGTGCAGCGTAACGTTCCTTGGATGGATTGCGGTAAAGTGGTGACTTCCGGCGGTATTTCGGCAGGTATAGACATGAGTTTGCATCTGGTCGAACGCCTGGCCGGCCGTCCGCTCGCCGAAGCCACCGCCAAACAGATGGAGTATCGATGGCTGCAATAGCCGACAACATGCATGCTGCCGCAGCAGCCATTCCGGTCTATTTTTTGCTGCGGGACGCTACCATGGCGCTTGACCTGATCGGTCCGGCGGAAGTGCTGCGCTATGCCAACCGGATTGCGCAGCGTGAAGAGCGGGCCGATTTTTTCGACGTGCGCTATATCAGCGCCGCGCCCAGCATCAGCACATCCATCGGATTGAGTTTGAGCGGGTTCGAGCCCTTGCCAGACAGCCTTCCTGCCAACGCGATCCTGATACTGAACGGCTGTACCGGTAGCGACGACGATTTCAGCAGCGCTGCCGATCAGCGTGCGGTAGCCTGGCTGCGCGCCAACTGGCGGGACTCGCATCGTTTGCTATGCATTTGTACCGGCGCCTTGCTGGCCGGTTATGCAGGGTTGCTCTATGGCCGTCAATGCACCACGCATCACAGTCATTGCAACGACCTGCGACGTATCGCGCCACGTGCGCATGTGCTGGAAAACCGGATATTTGTTGAAGACGGCAATATCTACACCAGCGCCGGCGTCACTACCGGTATCGACCTGGCCCTGCATGTCGTGGCGCAAATTACCGGTCACGCCCGCAGCGCCTCGATAGCCCGTTCACTAGTGGTGTACATGAGGCGCGCCGGCAGTGATCCGCAGTTGTCGCCTTGGCTCGCTTGCCGCAATCATCTGCATCCTGCGGTGCACAGGGTGCAAGATGCCGTGATCCGCGATCCCGCCAACGACTGGGATTTGCCGCAACTGGCCGAGATCGCCTGCACCAGCGAAAGGCACCTGACGCGCTTGTTCCGCGAACATACCGGCAGCAGCCTGGTTGATTACATCCAGCGCATCCGCGTTGCGCTGGTGCGGGAGTTACTCACCCAGTCCAAGCTGGACATGGAGCAGGTAGCGCAACAGGCTGGCTTCAATTCAACCCGTCAGTTACGGCGAGTGTGGAGCAAATTCGAAAATTTCCCACCCAGCCAGCAACGGCAGGCGAACGCTTAAAAAGGGTAGGAGAATTTCCCTTCTCCTGGAGACTACATTGGCTCGGCATGTTCGACCATCAGTTGCACCTTGGTCACACCGTTATATTCGTTGGCATCCAGTCGAAACGCCACCTTAGCCTTGCTCCCCAGCTCATCAGTATGACCGAACCAGATCGCGTCGTAGCGCGTGCCGTTCCGCTCCAGCTGAAGTTTCAAATGCTTCTCCTTCAAGATGCGCTGGCTGACCACCCTGAATTCGTCGCAGAACAGTGGCGGCGCAAAACCCTGGCCCCATACCTGTCCATCCATCAGTTCGATGAATTGCGTCGTGTAGTAAGCGTCTTCCAGCGGCCCGTCGGTTTCCACCACGCGCTCCAGCTGGCTTTTTCCGAGCCATTCGCGACCGACCTTTTCAAAGGCTTCGGCAAAGGCGTCAAACGCATCTGCGCGAATCGTCAGTCCCGCGGCCATCGCATGGCCGCCGAATTTCTGGATCAGGCTAGGCGCGTGCTTGGACACCAGATCCAGCGCATCGCGCAAATGAAAACCGGGAATCGAGCGTCCCGAACCCTTGATCAGCCCTTCGCCTCCCGGCGCAAAGGTAATCGTCGGCCGATAGAATTTATCCTTGAGGCGTGAAGCGACGATACCGATCACGCCCTGATGCCAGGAAGCGTCGAAGACGCTGATGGTCGTACTATCTTGCGGCTTGAAATCGTCCAGCAAAGCCAGCGCGGTATCCTGCATGCCGGCCTCGATATCGCGCCGTTCGCGATTGATGGTGTCGAGTTGCTGAGCGATGGCCCAGGCCCGGCCTTCATCGTCGGTAGTCAGGCATTCGATTCCGAGCGCCATATCGGCCAGGCGGCCGGCGGCGTTCAGGCGCGGTCCCAGCGCAAAGCCCAGATCGAAAGGAGTGGCCCGGCGTGCTTCTCGGCCGGCGGCGCGGAACAGGGCGGCAATGCCTGCATGCATGCGGCCGGCGCGCATGCGTTTCAGGCCTTGCGCCACCAGGATACGGTTGTTGGCGTCCAGCTTGACGACGTCGGCCACGGTGCCGAGCGCCACCAGATCCAGCAGCACGTCCAGTTTCGGCTGGCTCTTGGCGTCGAACACGCCACGCTTGCGCATTTCGGCGCGCAGCGCCAGCAAGACATAAAACATGACGCCGACGCCCGCCAGATTTTTGCTTGGAAAGCCGCATTCAGGCTGGTTCGGATTGACGATGACGCGCGCCGCCGGCAAGGTATCTGCAGGCAAGTGATGGTCGGTGACGACTACTTCGATGCCGCGCCGGTTGGCTTCCTCGACGCCATCGATGCTGGCGATACCGTTGTCGACGGTGACGATGATATCGGGCGATTTCTCGCGCGCGGTCAGTTCGACGATTTCCGGCGTCAGGCCATAGCCATATTCAAACCGGTTCGGTACGATAAAGTCGATATTGGCGCCCAGCAGCCGAAGGCCGCGCAGGCCGACTGCGCATGCCGTGGCGCCGTCGCAATCGTAGTCGGCGACGATCACCATTTTCTTTTGCGCAGCGATGGCGTCGGCCAGGAAACTGGCGGCGGCGTCGATATGCAACAGCCCTGAAGGCGGTATCAGCGCCGTCAGTTCGCTTTCCAGTTCCTTGACATCAAGCAAACCACGCGCGCTATATACGCGCGCCAGGACCGGATGAATGCCGCTTTGATGCAGCCGTTCAGAGTCGCGAAAAGAGTAGGGGCGGGTAGTGATACGCGTCATGGCAGCAATCTGGTTAGACTTGGCTTACGCCAGAATTTTTTCAGCGAGAAGCGGCTGGTGTGCAGTTCAAGCACGTGGCTGCTATCGGTGACGATTAGCGAGAGCTGATCCAGTTGCCCTTGCTGCATGGCTTGCAGAAGAGGCGCGAACCAATTGCTTTCCAGAGTTTGCAGCTGTTCCAGCCAGCTTGACCATTCACCGGTGAGCGCCGGCTGGATCAGCAGATCCAGCGTCAGCAGGCCGTTTTCCGGCCTGGCCGCGATGACGTCGGCGGCGCTGGCATTGGCCAGCACCGTCCTGGCATATTGGCCAAGGCCGCGGAAGCCGTCCGGTAGGTTGAATACTTCGCGCTGGCCGGGGCTTGATACGGTAGCTGGCGCGCCACCCCACAGCCACAAGGAGTTGACAGCCTGCTTGCCCTGTATCTGGCGACGTTCGTTCAAAGGATGGGCAAACCACAGCATCTGTACTTCATTCTGCAACTTGCGCCAGTCGCGGGCGCCTTCGCCTTGCGGCATCCAGATATCGATGTTGTGCCCGCAAGTGGCGTCCGGCGTCGAGGTCAGCAAGCCGTGCCAGCCATCGGCGCGCATGAACCAGGTGTTGGCGTCGCCATACAGCAGCTCTCTGCCCACCTCGGCAAACAGCGGCGCCGCAGCATCGAACAATTCACGCGCATCTACCTCGGACAAGTCGATCTGACGGATGTCCGTCAGCACCAGATGGTCGCGGGCGATATGGATGTGCGCCGGATGCAGCATGAACCAGTTGCCTTGTTCCACAGGTAAGCTCAGCGCGCGCATGGCGGCGCAGGCGAGGGCGGGACTGTTTTGCACATCCTGTCCTGGCAAGAGGTTCGCTGGAACAAACGAAAGCAAGGGAAATTGCGCGCTTAACCACATTTCATGTGGCAAGGCGCGCGCGAATTCGTCGAATTCGCGGCGCGAATCCTCTTTTTTGGCGCGTGCCACCAGAGTGGCAAGGGCTGGCAGCTTCAATTCGCGCAGTAAATCGCGTGCCAGTTCCGGCCGCGGCAGGCCAAATGGCAATAGGATAGTTAAATGACTCATGGCGAGATTGTAGGGCAAACAGTCTCGGCGTGAGAAATCCTTTGTTTGATCTGATTGCCAGACTTCAAAGCTACATATCCAGAAAGTCAGTAAAGAACTTTTTTCTTTAGCAAGAGATTGTGTATCAGATAAAGGGAAGATTTAGTGCACAATTAATATTTTAATTTCGGAGATCTATATGAAATTTGAAGCCCTAAATATTCCGATATCTAGAAGGCAGTTGATGAAGAAAATTGGAAACGGGTTGTTAGCAGGAGGTGCAACTTATGCATTCGGAATTACTTCTGTAGTAGGACAACCGATTAGCTCGCCCGCTATATTTTATTCACCGCATCAAGACGACGAGGCCATTGGCATGGCTGGTGCGATAGCAGAACACAAGGCTGCCGGCCGCAAGGTCTTCCTCGTCCTTTTAACGAATGGAGTGAATGATGGTCTTTTGACCCTGGTTAATTTGAAGTTGGGAAATATCGGGAGGCTCCCAATTACGCTTGAACAAATGATGTGGGGCCGCCGATCTGAGTTTGTTGCTAGCGGATTGGCTCTTGGAGTTGATAAGGTTTTTATTGTTAATTTTGCTCAAGGGCTTGACGATCGTAACGCGTATGATGCTAATACTTATCCCGCCTTTGTTCAAAAGGTCGCGTCAATCATTGAGTCTTTCGAGAAGCAGTACCCTGGGGCATCTCATAAATTGGCTGCGAATGATGGTTGTACTTCATGCGCTGAACCGTTCCCCGCCAATCCTACTCATCTAGCTTGCTGGGAGGCTGCGAATATAGTACGAAACAAAGGCGTTTCTTCTGATTTTCGTTTTTATAGAATTTATGAATTTAATAAACCATATTCGCAAAGAGGCGGACAGTATGTTGTTAATCTTCCAGATGCATGGATGACATTGAAGCGGAAAGCTCTTGATCAATACAAATTGTGGGACCCTGATGCAGGAAGATATGGATTAGGTTACTTGAGTGTCGCTTCGCTGATTGACGCAGCATATAGTGACCCGAGAGAATTTTTTGATCTCTAGTGGCTTATCGATTAAATTCTTTGGCAGAGAAATATATTTTATCTGCTATTTTCCTGTTTTGAAGAACGTGGCTACTGGGCAGCGAACTCTTGTGTATTTGGAGGTTTTTCTTAGCCAAATGTTGGCCGAGAAAGAAATATGACGATTTGGGAAACACAATAGGTTCTTGTAGATATTACTTGCTTTTTTATCCGTTTGTACATCTTTCAATTAGCTATGCGACGCTAGCCATCATGAACGCACAAAACCTGTTTACCACCCTGTTTGAATACAAAACCTGGGCCAACGACACCTTGTTTTCCGCCATCGGCGCCTTGCCCGAGGATGCCCATGAGCGTGAAATTCACGACGTCATCCGCATCCTCAATCACGTCTATGTGGTGGATTGCATCTTCAAAGCCAACCTGCAACGCCAGCGGCACACATACAAGGGTTTGAATACGGAAGCCACGCCGGTACTTGCCGATCTGCGCGATGCTGTCGCCGAGATGGATCGGTGGCTGTTGTCATATGCAAGCGAGGTATCCGAAGCAGAACTTGCTGAAAATGTGGATTTCACATTCGTCGACGGATCGCCTGGACGGATGTCGCGGGCCGAGATGCTGATGCATGTGGTCACGCATGGCAACTACCATCGTGGCGCAGTTGGGCGGATCCTGACGCAAATCGGCGTGCCGCCGCAACGGGATACGCTCACTGTTTTTTTGCACAGCGGTAAACATTCCAGCTGAATGGTTTGTACTGGCCCTGAATCCGCTAGTCCAGTTTTTTCTTTTCTTGCAGCAGATCGTCGGCAGACAATGGCAAATAGCCGGTAGCTTCTGCTACATCTGCTATCAAGCCCTGTCCTGCGGGAGACAACAACGTTTCCAGGTAATTTTTGACCGATGCATCCAGTGCCTTGCCAGGTGCGCGATTGACATAGATCCGAACATACACCGAGAGTGGGTATTTTCCAGCGGCTACATTTCCGCGAGAAGGGGTAATGGGTGTTGCGCCGTTTGCCGACGCCAGAGGCAATATGCGTAGCGCTGCAGCATTTGGGCCGATGGTCGCCGGACCAAGCAGGGCGATGCCGTAAGGATCGTCGGCGACCGCATCGAGCACGGCTTGCGGACTGGCCAGTGCTTCGTACTGTGGAGAAAATGGCTGTTTGCCTAGATGTTCGCTGCGCAGGGCGGTGGCGATGCCGCCATTGTCGCGCAAACCATACAGGTGAATGCGCCGTTGTTCCCACGCGCCTTTGAGTCCCAGTTGGGACCAGAAATTGATATCGCCCGCGACGCTTCCGACTGTGAATACCTGCGTCAGCTGTTGCGTAGTCAGGCTGGTCAAAGGATTACGCTGGTTGATATACACGGCGGGCGGCAGCTTGTGCCGGGAGTCTGGCCCGAAGCCGGCGTAGCCGATACGGATCGCTTGCGGTGCATAGCCCCACACCTGTCGAAAGGCGGAAATCTCAGCCGGACTGGGATCGTGCGTCAAAAGCGCCATGGAGGCTGCGCCGGCGGTCAGTGCCGGTAATCCGGTCACGCTACCCTTGAGCACCATTTTGACGTTGACGTTTGGCTGTGCAGCGGCAAACCGGAGATTGAACTGCTTAAGCATATCATTCATGTCGTCCGCGCCAGCCAGCAGCAGATATGACTCGTTAGCGGTGCGATCGCCAAAATTTGTTTCAGCGGTGTCAGGGATGTTCGCGGCAGCCGGGCCGGCGTTCGCATTAAATGTAAAAGCGCAGAGCGCCAGTAGGGTGATTAGCGGCACGGACAGCGGCGACGGCACGCGAATATGCTTGTGTGATTTTGTTGGCATGACGATAGTGGAGTCCGGTTCAGTCTAGTTTGCGCAGCTCGGTGCTGACTTCGGCAGCGGTGAGCGGAATGTACCCGTCCGGCTGACTGGCAATGATCTGCTGGCCTTGCCGTGACAGCACCATGCGCAGATATTCTTTAGCGACAGGATCAAGCGGCTGGCCTGGCACGCGCTGCAAGTAAAAATAGACATAGCGACCGTAAGGATAAATGCTGGAAGAGACATCCTGACGACTGCCGCGCGTCTCGGTGCGACCATCTTCAGAGACGATGACTACCTGCTTGAGTGTCGCGCTCTCGCGTCCGATGGCGGCAAACGCAATGCCGGCCGGATCTTGTTCCAGCCTTTTCAAGATGGCTTCGGTACTGCCCCATTGTTCGTAGGTGGATGCGAAAGTGCGGCCTTGCAATTGCTCGGACTGCATATACGTTCCCATGCCGGTATATTCTGGCGTTCCGAAAGGATGGATGATGCGTTCTTTCCATTCACCGCCGACGCCTAGCTGACCCCAGCGCGACAGGTCTCCCTCCGGATTGCCGTTGCTGAATATGCGCGCTACCTGGCACGCACTCATGCGTTCGACCGGATTGGCGCGATTGACGTAGATGCCGAGCGAATATGACATTTCCTGTTGCGCATTGTCGGAGGTGTGGGCAATACGAATTTCCAATGGTGCGGCGCCGACTGCTTTCTCATAGGCTTGCAGTTCGAGGTTATTGATCGTACGTCCCATGGGGCCGAATAGCATCCGGCCGTAAGTCAGCAATGGGATGGTCGCGGTTGTGCCTTTGATGTGATCGGTAAAGCGCAGGCCCGGATGACTGGCGCTGAACAAGGCGTTAAAGCGATCGATGATGAACTGCGCGTGTTCGGCGCCGCCAATGCGGATGGCGCCCGTCTCGTCCAGATAACTGGCTTGCGGCGGCAGGCGCACGGCATGCGGCAGATAGTCCGGAAGCGACTCCGGCGCAGCGGCGAGCGCCGCGCTGCCCTGGAGCGACAGCGCGCCGGCCAGCAGGGCAGCTGTTTTGCATTTTTTCACTTTCTGAAGTGGATTCATCTCGATCATCTTCAGAAATTCAGCTTGGCGCTAAGCGTCAATTCGCGGCCTGCGCCGATGTTGACGAATGGCGTGCCGCTGCAGCAACTGGCGGTGTAGTAGGTCGAATCGAAAAGGTTCTTTACATTGAATTGCCAGTCGATAGCCTGGCCGGCGACCAGGGTATCCCAGGAAACGAAGGCGTCAGCCACGCGCCCGTAGGGCAGATGGTAGACCTT from the Collimonas arenae genome contains:
- a CDS encoding DJ-1/PfpI family protein produces the protein MLSVGILVFDDVEILDFSGPYEVFSTAARVHGRSNGNGAAANLFKCFLVAPAMRPVRARGGMKVLPDCVLAPSADIDVLLVPGGDVAAILNDDAVIHWIATQSLGTVITASVCTGAFLLAKAGLLNGLDVATHWEDQDALQAGFPALNVQRNVPWMDCGKVVTSGGISAGIDMSLHLVERLAGRPLAEATAKQMEYRWLQ
- a CDS encoding GlxA family transcriptional regulator — encoded protein: MAAIADNMHAAAAAIPVYFLLRDATMALDLIGPAEVLRYANRIAQREERADFFDVRYISAAPSISTSIGLSLSGFEPLPDSLPANAILILNGCTGSDDDFSSAADQRAVAWLRANWRDSHRLLCICTGALLAGYAGLLYGRQCTTHHSHCNDLRRIAPRAHVLENRIFVEDGNIYTSAGVTTGIDLALHVVAQITGHARSASIARSLVVYMRRAGSDPQLSPWLACRNHLHPAVHRVQDAVIRDPANDWDLPQLAEIACTSERHLTRLFREHTGSSLVDYIQRIRVALVRELLTQSKLDMEQVAQQAGFNSTRQLRRVWSKFENFPPSQQRQANA
- the recJ gene encoding single-stranded-DNA-specific exonuclease RecJ yields the protein MTRITTRPYSFRDSERLHQSGIHPVLARVYSARGLLDVKELESELTALIPPSGLLHIDAAASFLADAIAAQKKMVIVADYDCDGATACAVGLRGLRLLGANIDFIVPNRFEYGYGLTPEIVELTAREKSPDIIVTVDNGIASIDGVEEANRRGIEVVVTDHHLPADTLPAARVIVNPNQPECGFPSKNLAGVGVMFYVLLALRAEMRKRGVFDAKSQPKLDVLLDLVALGTVADVVKLDANNRILVAQGLKRMRAGRMHAGIAALFRAAGREARRATPFDLGFALGPRLNAAGRLADMALGIECLTTDDEGRAWAIAQQLDTINRERRDIEAGMQDTALALLDDFKPQDSTTISVFDASWHQGVIGIVASRLKDKFYRPTITFAPGGEGLIKGSGRSIPGFHLRDALDLVSKHAPSLIQKFGGHAMAAGLTIRADAFDAFAEAFEKVGREWLGKSQLERVVETDGPLEDAYYTTQFIELMDGQVWGQGFAPPLFCDEFRVVSQRILKEKHLKLQLERNGTRYDAIWFGHTDELGSKAKVAFRLDANEYNGVTKVQLMVEHAEPM
- a CDS encoding PIG-L deacetylase family protein — encoded protein: MKFEALNIPISRRQLMKKIGNGLLAGGATYAFGITSVVGQPISSPAIFYSPHQDDEAIGMAGAIAEHKAAGRKVFLVLLTNGVNDGLLTLVNLKLGNIGRLPITLEQMMWGRRSEFVASGLALGVDKVFIVNFAQGLDDRNAYDANTYPAFVQKVASIIESFEKQYPGASHKLAANDGCTSCAEPFPANPTHLACWEAANIVRNKGVSSDFRFYRIYEFNKPYSQRGGQYVVNLPDAWMTLKRKALDQYKLWDPDAGRYGLGYLSVASLIDAAYSDPREFFDL
- a CDS encoding DinB family protein, with the protein product MNAQNLFTTLFEYKTWANDTLFSAIGALPEDAHEREIHDVIRILNHVYVVDCIFKANLQRQRHTYKGLNTEATPVLADLRDAVAEMDRWLLSYASEVSEAELAENVDFTFVDGSPGRMSRAEMLMHVVTHGNYHRGAVGRILTQIGVPPQRDTLTVFLHSGKHSS
- a CDS encoding PstS family phosphate ABC transporter substrate-binding protein gives rise to the protein MPTKSHKHIRVPSPLSVPLITLLALCAFTFNANAGPAAANIPDTAETNFGDRTANESYLLLAGADDMNDMLKQFNLRFAAAQPNVNVKMVLKGSVTGLPALTAGAASMALLTHDPSPAEISAFRQVWGYAPQAIRIGYAGFGPDSRHKLPPAVYINQRNPLTSLTTQQLTQVFTVGSVAGDINFWSQLGLKGAWEQRRIHLYGLRDNGGIATALRSEHLGKQPFSPQYEALASPQAVLDAVADDPYGIALLGPATIGPNAAALRILPLASANGATPITPSRGNVAAGKYPLSVYVRIYVNRAPGKALDASVKNYLETLLSPAGQGLIADVAEATGYLPLSADDLLQEKKKLD
- a CDS encoding PstS family phosphate ABC transporter substrate-binding protein gives rise to the protein MNPLQKVKKCKTAALLAGALSLQGSAALAAAPESLPDYLPHAVRLPPQASYLDETGAIRIGGAEHAQFIIDRFNALFSASHPGLRFTDHIKGTTATIPLLTYGRMLFGPMGRTINNLELQAYEKAVGAAPLEIRIAHTSDNAQQEMSYSLGIYVNRANPVERMSACQVARIFSNGNPEGDLSRWGQLGVGGEWKERIIHPFGTPEYTGMGTYMQSEQLQGRTFASTYEQWGSTEAILKRLEQDPAGIAFAAIGRESATLKQVVIVSEDGRTETRGSRQDVSSSIYPYGRYVYFYLQRVPGQPLDPVAKEYLRMVLSRQGQQIIASQPDGYIPLTAAEVSTELRKLD